From Epinephelus lanceolatus isolate andai-2023 chromosome 5, ASM4190304v1, whole genome shotgun sequence, the proteins below share one genomic window:
- the LOC144463610 gene encoding uncharacterized protein LOC144463610: MFSWGEDSQRGFRLKDGSHIDSTTDDGIRHVNLGYHITVLSAGHNVLAFVKSNGNSFIIRTNESKDGRRVRGKQKFVKFKEKIEAVSCGDDLVTLLSETGKVLCVDTTCTYIPRPVEALCNIVVSQVACGSQHSVALTKGTVVPYYI; the protein is encoded by the exons ATGTTTTCATGGGGAGAGGACAGTCAGCGGGGCTTTCGGTTAAAGGATGGCTCACATATCGACAGTACAACAGATGATGGAATCCGTCATGTAAACCTCGGTTATCACATCACGGTTCTGTCGGCAGGACACAATGTGCTGGCTTTTGTCAAAAGTAATGGGAACTCCTTCATCATTCGCACAAATGAGAGCAAAGATGGGAGAAGAGTCAGAGGAAAGCAGA AGTTTGTGAAGTTTAAGGAGAAGATTGAGGCTGTGAGTTGTGGTGATGATCTGGTCACACTGCTGTCTGAGACAGGGAAAGTTCTCTGTGTGGACACAACTTGCACTTACATTCCTAG gCCTGTGGAAGCTTTGTGTAACATAGTGGTATCTCAGGTTGCTTGTGGGAGCCAGCATTCAGTCGCCCTGACCAAAGGTACAGTAGTACCGTATTATATCTGA